The Rhodoferax sediminis genome has a segment encoding these proteins:
- a CDS encoding M20 family metallopeptidase: MTRTQAIAQAQQQFDSGAFRQTLARRVAIPTESQNPQRGAVLADYLESEMRPAFEAMGFVCQTLTHPKARAPFLFAQRLEDPALPTVFGYGHGDVIRGLEAEWASGLSPWTLTEADGRWYGRGIADNKGQHSVNLQALANVLGTRGRLGFNAKYLIEMGEETGSPGLRELCEANKTLFDADLLIASDGPRLRAERPTVFLGSRGSMNFDLRIDARAGGHHSGNWGGLISNPGIQLAHAIASIVSATGQIRIPEWVPTELPDSVRRALADCEVDGGADGPAIDPGWGEPGLSPAERVFGWCSFEVLAYKTGNPETPVNAIPPRAWARCQLRFVAGPNPDDFVPALRRHLDRQGFPMVEISAPPEDMFRATRIDPDDAWVRWAVASIAQTSGQKPALLPNLGGSLPNDIFTDVLGLRTVWVPHSYPGCSQHAPNEHLPPALLREGLCIMTGLYWDLGAGQTPKEKMT; encoded by the coding sequence ATGACGCGTACACAAGCGATTGCGCAAGCCCAGCAGCAGTTCGATTCGGGCGCGTTCCGGCAGACGCTGGCACGGCGCGTCGCCATCCCGACCGAGAGCCAGAACCCGCAGCGCGGCGCCGTGCTGGCCGACTACCTTGAAAGCGAAATGCGCCCGGCGTTCGAGGCCATGGGCTTTGTCTGCCAGACGCTGACGCACCCCAAGGCGCGTGCTCCCTTCCTGTTTGCCCAGCGCCTCGAAGACCCGGCCCTGCCCACGGTGTTCGGCTACGGCCACGGCGATGTGATTCGCGGACTGGAGGCTGAGTGGGCATCGGGCCTGTCGCCCTGGACGCTCACCGAGGCCGATGGCCGCTGGTACGGCCGCGGCATCGCCGACAACAAGGGCCAGCACTCGGTCAACCTGCAGGCGCTGGCCAACGTGCTCGGGACGCGCGGCCGACTGGGCTTCAACGCCAAGTATCTGATCGAGATGGGCGAGGAAACCGGCTCGCCCGGCCTGCGCGAACTGTGCGAGGCCAACAAAACCCTGTTCGACGCCGACCTGCTCATAGCCTCCGACGGGCCGCGCCTGCGCGCCGAGCGCCCCACCGTGTTCCTGGGTTCGCGCGGCAGCATGAACTTCGACCTGCGCATCGACGCACGCGCGGGCGGCCACCACTCAGGCAACTGGGGCGGGCTGATCTCCAACCCCGGCATCCAGCTCGCGCATGCAATCGCCAGCATTGTCTCGGCCACCGGCCAGATCCGCATCCCCGAATGGGTGCCCACGGAACTGCCGGACTCGGTGCGGCGCGCGCTGGCCGACTGCGAGGTCGATGGCGGCGCCGACGGCCCAGCGATCGACCCGGGGTGGGGCGAGCCGGGCCTGTCGCCCGCCGAGCGCGTGTTCGGCTGGTGCTCGTTCGAAGTGCTGGCCTACAAAACCGGCAATCCCGAAACGCCGGTCAACGCAATCCCGCCGCGCGCCTGGGCGCGCTGCCAGCTGCGCTTTGTGGCGGGCCCGAATCCGGACGACTTTGTGCCCGCACTGCGCCGCCATCTGGACCGCCAGGGCTTCCCCATGGTGGAAATTTCCGCCCCGCCCGAAGACATGTTCCGCGCCACGCGCATCGACCCCGATGACGCCTGGGTGCGCTGGGCCGTGGCCTCGATCGCGCAGACCAGCGGCCAGAAGCCGGCGCTGCTGCCCAATCTGGGCGGCTCGCTGCCGAATGACATCTTTACCGACGTGCTGGGCCTGCGCACGGTCTGGGTGCCGCACTCCTACCCCGGCTGTTCGCAGCACGCGCCCAACGAACACCTGCCGCCCGCGCTCTTGCGCGAGGGCCTGTGCATCATGACCGGCCTGTACTGGGACCTCGGTGCGGGCCAGACGCCCAAGGAGAAAATGACTTGA
- a CDS encoding DNA-3-methyladenine glycosylase I — protein MTDIPGLFADDAGTARCAWCQATPLYRHYHDNEWGWPVADERRLFEKLCLEGFQAGLSWLTILNKRDAFRRAFAEFDAERVAAFDESDVQRLLGDAGIVRHAGKIRSAINNAKRVLELRAEFGSLAAYVWRFEPEPANRPERLTHEAVKAMPTSPASHALSRDLRKRGWSFVGPTTMYAFMQAMGLVNDHLEGCHARAAALAARAKFKLPA, from the coding sequence ATGACCGATATACCCGGCCTCTTTGCGGATGACGCCGGTACCGCGCGCTGCGCCTGGTGCCAGGCCACGCCGCTGTACCGGCACTACCATGACAACGAGTGGGGCTGGCCGGTGGCCGACGAGCGCCGGCTGTTCGAGAAGCTGTGCCTGGAAGGCTTCCAGGCCGGCCTGTCCTGGCTCACCATCCTGAACAAGCGCGACGCATTCCGGCGCGCCTTCGCCGAGTTCGACGCCGAGCGGGTCGCGGCCTTCGATGAGAGCGATGTCCAGCGCCTGCTGGGCGATGCCGGCATCGTGCGCCACGCCGGCAAGATCCGCTCGGCCATCAACAACGCCAAACGCGTGCTCGAACTGCGCGCGGAATTCGGTTCCCTGGCGGCCTATGTCTGGCGCTTCGAACCCGAGCCGGCCAACCGGCCCGAGCGCCTCACGCACGAGGCGGTCAAGGCGATGCCGACCTCGCCTGCGTCGCACGCGCTGTCCCGGGACCTGCGCAAGCGCGGCTGGAGCTTTGTCGGCCCGACCACCATGTACGCCTTCATGCAGGCCATGGGGCTGGTCAACGACCATCTCGAGGGCTGCCATGCGCGAGCGGCAGCCCTGGCCGCGCGCGCGAAGTTCAAGTTGCCGGCTTAG
- the fahA gene encoding fumarylacetoacetase, with translation MNTLNETHDPKLRSWVVSANAAGCDFPIQNLPFGRFRTAGGVDALRIGVAIGDQVLDLRATGLIHTDDMNALMAASPADRQALRAAISAGLAEGSSQQGAWQGALHAQSALEMAVPCRIGDYTDFYTGIHHATTVGKLFRPDSPLMPNYKWVPIGYHGRASSIGVSGQRVKRPRGQTKAPDAAVPSFGPSQRLDYELELGFFIGRGNALGEPIPIQEAEQHLFGVGLFNDWSARDIQAWEYVPLGPFLSKNFASMISPWIVTMEALAPFRAPFERPAGDPPPLSYLDSPANREHGALDITLEVWLQTRKMREAGAPAVRLTKGNAREAAYWTPAQLIAHHTVGGCNLQPGDLLGSGTLSGRKPDEAGSLLELTLGGKNRITLPNGESHTFLEDGDTLTLRGYCERDGAVRIGLGECAGTVLPAVALDG, from the coding sequence ATGAACACCCTCAACGAAACCCATGACCCGAAACTGCGCAGCTGGGTGGTCTCGGCCAACGCCGCCGGTTGCGACTTCCCCATCCAGAACCTGCCGTTCGGGCGCTTTCGCACGGCGGGCGGCGTTGATGCCCTGCGCATCGGCGTCGCGATCGGCGACCAGGTGCTGGATCTGCGCGCAACCGGCCTGATCCACACCGACGACATGAACGCACTGATGGCCGCCAGCCCGGCGGATCGACAGGCGCTGCGCGCCGCGATCTCCGCCGGCCTGGCCGAGGGCAGCAGCCAGCAGGGCGCCTGGCAGGGCGCCCTGCACGCGCAATCCGCGCTCGAGATGGCCGTGCCATGCCGCATCGGCGACTACACCGACTTCTACACCGGCATCCACCACGCCACCACGGTCGGCAAGCTGTTTCGCCCCGACAGCCCTTTGATGCCCAACTACAAGTGGGTGCCGATCGGCTACCACGGCCGCGCCTCGTCGATCGGCGTGAGCGGCCAGCGCGTCAAGCGCCCGCGCGGCCAGACCAAGGCGCCCGATGCCGCGGTACCCAGCTTTGGCCCCAGCCAGCGGCTGGACTACGAACTGGAACTGGGATTCTTCATCGGCCGCGGCAACGCGCTCGGCGAGCCGATTCCGATCCAGGAGGCTGAGCAGCACCTGTTCGGCGTCGGACTGTTCAACGACTGGTCGGCGCGCGACATTCAGGCCTGGGAATATGTGCCGCTCGGGCCGTTCCTGTCGAAGAACTTCGCCTCGATGATCTCGCCCTGGATCGTGACCATGGAGGCGCTGGCACCGTTTCGCGCCCCGTTCGAACGGCCCGCGGGAGATCCGCCGCCGCTGTCGTATCTCGACTCGCCCGCCAACCGCGAGCACGGCGCGCTCGACATCACGCTGGAGGTCTGGCTGCAGACCCGAAAGATGCGCGAGGCCGGCGCGCCAGCGGTGCGCCTGACCAAAGGCAACGCCCGCGAAGCGGCCTACTGGACGCCGGCGCAGCTGATCGCACACCACACCGTGGGCGGCTGCAACCTGCAGCCGGGCGACCTGCTCGGCTCGGGCACGCTCTCGGGACGCAAGCCTGACGAGGCCGGCTCGCTGCTCGAACTGACCCTGGGCGGAAAGAACCGTATCACGCTGCCCAATGGCGAGAGCCACACCTTCCTGGAAGACGGCGACACGCTCACGCTGCGCGGCTATTGCGAGCGCGACGGCGCCGTGCGCATCGGGCTCGGGGAGTGCGCCGGCACCGTACTGCCGGCGGTCGCGCTTGACGGATAG
- the hmgA gene encoding homogentisate 1,2-dioxygenase — MTVLKEKSQSVGALPAGSDLRYQAGFGNEHASEAVAGALPQGCNSPQRAPLDLYPELVSGTAFTAPRHENRRSWLYRRQPSVVSGRYQPYAQTGWSTGADRTVALPPEPMRWHPFPLDNAETDGADFVDGMCTLAANGDAEAQVGIGSLVYRANRSMQRRAFVDADGELLIVPQQGRLVLTTEMGVLEVKPGEIALVPRGVVFKVALPDGLSRGYVCENYGAQFRLPELGPIGSNGLANARDFQAPVAAYEDSSGAYELVKKFGGRFWCAPMQHSPFNVIAWHGNLTPLKYDTANFMTIGSISFDHPDPSIFTVLTSPSDTHGTANCDFVIFPPRWLVMEDTFRPPWYHRNLMSEFMGLIYGEYDAKPGGFKPGGASLHNSMVPHGPDEEAFNKASHADLKPQKLDHTLAFMFESRYRFIPTNWALQSPALDTDYADCWAGLKDRFKP; from the coding sequence ATGACTGTGCTTAAGGAAAAATCGCAATCGGTGGGCGCCTTGCCCGCCGGGTCCGATCTGCGTTACCAGGCCGGCTTCGGCAACGAGCATGCGAGCGAGGCGGTGGCCGGCGCGCTGCCGCAGGGGTGCAACAGCCCGCAGCGCGCGCCGCTGGACCTGTACCCCGAGCTGGTGTCCGGCACCGCCTTTACCGCGCCGCGCCACGAGAACCGGCGCTCCTGGCTGTACCGGCGCCAGCCCTCGGTCGTCTCGGGCCGCTACCAGCCCTATGCGCAGACCGGCTGGAGCACTGGCGCCGACCGCACCGTTGCCCTGCCGCCCGAGCCGATGCGCTGGCACCCGTTCCCGCTCGACAACGCTGAAACGGATGGGGCGGACTTCGTCGACGGCATGTGCACGCTCGCGGCCAATGGCGATGCCGAGGCACAAGTCGGCATCGGCTCGCTGGTCTATCGCGCCAATCGTTCAATGCAGCGGCGCGCCTTCGTCGATGCCGACGGCGAGCTGCTCATCGTGCCGCAGCAGGGCCGCCTGGTTCTCACCACGGAGATGGGCGTGCTCGAGGTCAAGCCCGGCGAGATCGCGCTGGTGCCGCGCGGCGTGGTGTTCAAGGTGGCATTGCCCGACGGTCTTTCGCGCGGCTACGTCTGCGAGAACTACGGCGCGCAGTTCCGCCTGCCCGAGCTCGGCCCCATTGGCTCCAACGGGCTGGCCAATGCGCGCGACTTCCAGGCGCCCGTGGCCGCCTACGAAGACAGCTCCGGCGCGTACGAACTCGTGAAGAAATTCGGCGGCCGCTTCTGGTGCGCGCCGATGCAGCATTCGCCCTTCAACGTCATCGCGTGGCACGGCAACCTCACCCCGCTGAAGTACGACACCGCCAATTTCATGACCATCGGCTCGATCAGCTTCGACCACCCCGATCCGTCCATCTTCACCGTGCTCACCTCGCCCAGCGACACGCATGGCACCGCCAACTGCGACTTCGTGATCTTCCCGCCGCGCTGGCTGGTGATGGAAGACACCTTCCGCCCACCCTGGTACCACCGCAACCTCATGAGCGAGTTCATGGGCCTGATCTATGGCGAATACGACGCCAAGCCCGGCGGCTTCAAGCCCGGCGGCGCGAGCCTGCATAACAGCATGGTGCCGCACGGGCCGGACGAGGAAGCCTTCAACAAGGCCAGCCATGCCGACCTGAAGCCGCAGAAGCTCGACCACACGCTGGCCTTCATGTTCGAGAGCCGCTACCGTTTCATCCCGACCAACTGGGCGCTGCAAAGCCCGGCGCTCGACACCGACTACGCCGACTGCTGGGCCGGCCTCAAAGACAGGTTCAAACCATGA
- a CDS encoding MFS transporter: MSISRTIDIPAVIDANKVGGFQKWILILVGLTVVMDGFDVQSMGYVAPVIIKEWGVNKAMLGPVFGAGLLGMLVGSLALSVLADRIGRRPVLIWASVFFAVFMIWTAHATSIRELEILRFIAGLGLGAIMPNAMALAGEYSPKHRRVTLMMLVSCGFTLGAVLGGLVSAALISAFGWRSVFWVGGIFPLIMAVLMYIRMPESLQFLVLRGKHLDRVGACLKKIDPSVRIDRDTEYVVPEPKGKGTPVGELFRHGRAKATLLLWVVNFMNLLNLYFLSNWLPTIAASSGLTTTNAVLVGTALQAGGVLGTVLMGPAIDRVGFYRVLVPCFLVAAVTIALIGQPGLSLAVLFVVVTITGFCIIGGQPAVNALAATYYPTAERSTGVGWSLGIGRFGSIVGPVLGGILIQYQWSNAGIFYAVAVPALISALMLWLMSRETGTSPNMAAAAVGH, encoded by the coding sequence ATGAGCATAAGCAGGACCATCGACATCCCCGCGGTGATCGATGCGAACAAGGTCGGCGGCTTCCAGAAATGGATTCTCATCCTGGTCGGCCTGACGGTGGTGATGGACGGCTTCGACGTGCAGTCCATGGGCTACGTGGCGCCGGTGATCATCAAGGAGTGGGGCGTCAACAAGGCCATGCTCGGGCCGGTGTTCGGCGCCGGCCTGCTGGGCATGCTGGTGGGGTCGCTGGCCTTGAGCGTGCTGGCCGACAGGATCGGGCGCCGCCCGGTGCTGATCTGGGCCTCCGTGTTCTTTGCGGTGTTCATGATCTGGACGGCGCACGCCACCAGCATCAGGGAGCTCGAGATCCTGCGCTTCATTGCCGGCCTGGGTCTGGGCGCCATCATGCCCAACGCGATGGCGCTGGCCGGTGAATACAGCCCCAAGCACAGGCGCGTCACGCTGATGATGCTCGTTTCGTGCGGCTTTACGCTCGGCGCCGTGCTCGGCGGGCTGGTCTCCGCCGCCCTGATCTCGGCGTTTGGCTGGCGCTCCGTGTTCTGGGTCGGCGGGATCTTCCCGCTCATCATGGCGGTGCTGATGTATATACGCATGCCCGAATCGCTGCAGTTCCTCGTGTTGCGTGGCAAGCATCTGGATCGCGTCGGGGCGTGCCTGAAGAAGATCGACCCGAGCGTGCGCATCGACCGCGACACCGAATACGTGGTGCCCGAGCCCAAGGGCAAGGGCACACCCGTCGGGGAGTTGTTCCGGCACGGCCGGGCCAAGGCTACCCTGTTGCTGTGGGTCGTCAACTTCATGAATCTGCTGAATCTCTACTTTCTGTCGAACTGGTTGCCGACGATCGCCGCCAGTTCCGGACTGACCACCACCAATGCCGTGCTGGTGGGCACCGCGCTGCAGGCCGGTGGCGTGCTGGGGACGGTGTTAATGGGACCAGCCATCGATCGCGTCGGCTTCTACCGCGTGCTGGTGCCGTGCTTCCTGGTCGCCGCGGTCACGATTGCACTGATCGGTCAGCCGGGCCTCTCGCTGGCGGTGCTGTTCGTGGTGGTGACGATCACCGGCTTTTGCATCATCGGCGGCCAGCCCGCAGTAAATGCGCTCGCCGCCACCTATTACCCGACGGCGGAGCGCTCCACCGGCGTTGGCTGGAGCCTGGGCATCGGCCGCTTCGGCTCGATCGTCGGCCCGGTTCTTGGCGGGATATTGATCCAGTACCAGTGGTCGAATGCCGGTATCTTTTACGCGGTCGCCGTGCCTGCGCTGATCTCAGCCCTGATGTTGTGGCTGATGAGCCGCGAAACGGGCACCAGCCCCAACATGGCGGCGGCCGCGGTGGGACACTGA
- a CDS encoding VOC family protein, protein MQIMRIHHVAYRCNDAKETVEWYAKNLNMKLILAIAEDQVPSTKAADPYMHPFLDAGGGNVLAFFEIPNSPPMGRDPNTPAWVQHISFKVESEAHLLEAKAQLEANGIKVLGVTDHTIFKSIYFFDPNGHRLELVADTATPEMQRKLDAVKWEMLEEWSKTKKAPKHAAWMHDGSYDLAGEAVAA, encoded by the coding sequence ATGCAGATCATGAGAATTCATCACGTCGCCTACCGCTGCAACGACGCCAAGGAAACCGTCGAGTGGTACGCTAAAAATTTGAACATGAAGCTTATCCTCGCGATCGCCGAGGATCAGGTACCGTCGACCAAGGCGGCCGATCCGTACATGCACCCGTTTCTGGACGCCGGTGGCGGCAACGTGCTGGCATTCTTCGAAATCCCCAACTCGCCGCCTATGGGCCGCGATCCCAACACGCCGGCTTGGGTGCAGCATATCTCGTTCAAAGTCGAGAGCGAGGCGCACCTGCTTGAGGCCAAGGCCCAGCTCGAGGCCAACGGCATCAAGGTGCTCGGTGTGACGGACCACACCATCTTCAAGTCGATCTATTTCTTCGACCCGAACGGCCACCGGCTCGAACTCGTGGCCGACACCGCCACGCCCGAGATGCAGCGCAAGCTCGACGCGGTGAAGTGGGAGATGCTCGAGGAATGGTCGAAAACCAAGAAGGCGCCCAAACATGCCGCCTGGATGCACGATGGAAGCTACGACCTTGCGGGTGAAGCCGTTGCCGCGTAG
- a CDS encoding LysR family transcriptional regulator, with translation MNVTLRQLRAFAAVARSGSFTLAAESLFVTQSALSGLIKELEQALGLRVIDRSTRKARLSEVGRDLYPLVDKIIHDLDGVLDDVTNLKSLKAGLVRIAAPQLMASTLIPEAMAAYTAQHPNIRIKLVDCAVETVMSRVFSGEVDFGIGPERDPNSDITATPLFEAPFMAVFPPGHPLDRLPEICWGDLMRFPVISLQGQFTDRLAIDLSAAVYGPKLMPANEVAFMSTALSMVNAGLGVTVCIPYAASLVRLYKLEMRALGDPVVSRCFFIFSRKEQSLSPAATSFMDFLFQYVAAHEDIARWTVAGKPSP, from the coding sequence ATGAATGTGACGCTTCGACAATTGCGCGCCTTCGCGGCCGTCGCCCGCAGTGGCAGCTTCACGCTGGCAGCCGAGAGCCTCTTCGTCACGCAATCGGCGCTGAGCGGACTCATCAAGGAGCTGGAGCAGGCGCTCGGGCTGCGCGTGATCGACCGCAGTACGCGCAAGGCCCGGTTATCAGAAGTCGGGCGCGACCTTTATCCGCTGGTGGACAAAATCATTCACGATCTCGATGGTGTGCTTGACGATGTCACCAATCTCAAGTCACTCAAAGCGGGACTGGTACGCATTGCGGCCCCGCAGCTAATGGCCTCCACCCTGATTCCGGAGGCAATGGCGGCCTACACCGCACAACATCCGAACATCCGCATCAAACTGGTGGACTGCGCGGTGGAAACCGTCATGTCACGGGTTTTTTCAGGCGAGGTCGATTTTGGCATCGGGCCCGAACGCGACCCGAACTCCGACATCACGGCAACACCCCTGTTTGAAGCGCCGTTCATGGCGGTATTTCCGCCCGGGCATCCGCTGGACCGGCTGCCCGAGATTTGCTGGGGCGATCTGATGCGTTTCCCTGTTATTTCCCTGCAGGGCCAGTTCACCGACCGGCTTGCCATCGATCTGAGCGCCGCAGTGTACGGACCAAAGCTGATGCCCGCCAACGAGGTGGCCTTCATGTCGACAGCGCTGAGCATGGTGAACGCCGGGCTCGGTGTCACCGTGTGCATCCCCTACGCCGCTTCTCTGGTGCGCCTGTACAAGCTGGAGATGCGTGCCTTGGGCGATCCGGTGGTCAGTCGTTGCTTCTTCATCTTCAGCCGTAAAGAGCAATCGCTATCGCCGGCCGCCACAAGCTTCATGGACTTTTTGTTCCAGTATGTCGCCGCGCATGAAGACATTGCCCGGTGGACTGTCGCTGGCAAGCCGAGTCCATAA
- a CDS encoding glutathione S-transferase family protein: MIVVHHLNDSRSQRVLWLLEELGLPYEIKRYQRNAQTRLAPPELTAVHPLGKSPVITDDGQTIIESGAIVDYLIRRHGGGRLQPAPHTHEYDAYQQWLHYAEGSAMLPLMLKLYVSRLGDAGAPLFPRIESEIANHLGYVNQSLQGRDWLVGNNLTGADIQMSFVGEVAGSRGNRENFSHIQAWVERFQARPAYRRAIERGGPYAHAR, encoded by the coding sequence ATGATCGTCGTCCACCACCTCAACGATTCGCGCTCGCAGCGCGTACTGTGGCTGCTCGAAGAGCTCGGCCTGCCCTATGAGATCAAGCGCTACCAGCGCAACGCCCAGACCCGGCTGGCGCCGCCCGAACTCACGGCCGTGCATCCGCTGGGCAAGTCGCCGGTGATCACCGACGACGGACAAACCATCATCGAATCCGGCGCGATCGTCGACTACCTGATCCGGCGCCACGGCGGCGGGCGCCTGCAACCGGCGCCGCATACGCATGAGTACGACGCCTACCAGCAGTGGCTGCATTACGCCGAAGGCTCGGCCATGCTGCCGCTGATGCTGAAGCTGTACGTCTCGCGGCTCGGTGACGCCGGTGCGCCCTTGTTCCCGCGCATCGAGAGCGAAATCGCCAACCACCTGGGCTATGTCAATCAATCCTTGCAGGGCCGCGACTGGCTGGTGGGCAACAACCTGACCGGCGCCGACATCCAGATGAGCTTTGTCGGAGAAGTGGCGGGCAGTCGCGGCAACCGCGAGAACTTTTCGCATATCCAGGCGTGGGTCGAGCGTTTCCAGGCCCGGCCCGCCTACCGCCGCGCCATCGAGCGCGGCGGGCCCTACGCGCACGCGCGCTGA